The following proteins come from a genomic window of Streptomyces sp. NBC_00539:
- the rpmE gene encoding 50S ribosomal protein L31 → MKRDVHPEYVETQVSCTCGASFTTRSTLTEGTIRAEVCSECHPFYTGKQKILDTGGRVARFEARFGKAAGSK, encoded by the coding sequence TTGAAGCGCGATGTTCACCCCGAGTACGTCGAGACCCAGGTCAGCTGCACCTGTGGCGCGTCGTTCACCACCCGTAGCACGCTGACCGAGGGCACCATCCGTGCCGAGGTCTGCTCCGAGTGCCACCCGTTCTACACGGGCAAGCAGAAGATCCTCGACACCGGTGGCCGTGTGGCCCGCTTCGAGGCCCGCTTCGGCAAGGCTGCCGGCTCGAAGTAG
- a CDS encoding LCP family protein, with protein MSEDTRAGRRAAGARRRRKAPKRRKGLRVVAWTAAGVVVLGGAGVGYFYFKFNGNLKTVDIDAALGKDRPQNVDNGSMDILVLGSDSRGGANSEYGQDDGGSARSDTAMIVHLYEGHHKASVISIPRDTMVNRPACQTANGKTDRGSSRSQFNESFTIGGAACAVKTVEKMSGIRMDHYIEVDFTGFKKIIDNLGGVQITTTKPIKDGSSHLDLPAGPNKLNGEQALGLVRTRKSVGDGSDLGRIQLQQAFMKALIKQVKGIGVFDNPKRLLDLADTGTKALTTDKQLGDVKSLLGFAESLRGIDAQNLQMITMPVTADARDPDRVAPLAKESKMVWDALLADQPVPAEATANSMGDKGTAGGIVQQP; from the coding sequence ATGAGCGAGGACACGAGGGCCGGCCGCCGGGCCGCGGGCGCCCGGCGCCGACGGAAGGCGCCCAAGCGCCGCAAGGGCCTCAGAGTCGTCGCGTGGACGGCCGCCGGCGTGGTGGTGCTGGGCGGCGCGGGCGTGGGCTACTTCTACTTCAAGTTCAACGGCAACCTGAAAACGGTCGACATCGACGCGGCGCTCGGCAAGGACCGCCCGCAGAACGTGGACAACGGCTCGATGGACATCCTCGTCCTCGGCTCGGACTCCCGCGGCGGGGCGAACAGCGAGTACGGCCAGGACGACGGCGGGTCCGCCCGCTCCGACACGGCGATGATCGTCCACCTCTACGAGGGCCACCACAAGGCCAGCGTCATATCGATACCGCGCGACACCATGGTCAACCGCCCCGCCTGCCAGACGGCGAACGGGAAGACGGACCGCGGCAGCTCGCGCTCCCAGTTCAACGAGTCGTTCACCATCGGCGGGGCCGCCTGCGCGGTCAAGACCGTCGAGAAGATGTCGGGGATCCGCATGGACCACTACATCGAGGTCGACTTCACGGGCTTCAAGAAGATCATCGACAACCTCGGCGGCGTCCAGATCACCACCACCAAGCCGATCAAGGACGGCTCCAGCCACCTCGACCTGCCGGCGGGCCCGAACAAGCTCAATGGCGAACAGGCCCTCGGCCTCGTCCGTACCCGCAAGAGCGTCGGCGACGGCAGCGACCTCGGCCGAATACAGCTCCAGCAGGCCTTCATGAAGGCCCTGATCAAGCAGGTCAAGGGCATCGGCGTCTTCGACAACCCCAAGCGGCTGCTCGACCTCGCCGACACCGGCACCAAGGCGCTCACCACCGACAAGCAGCTCGGTGACGTGAAGTCGCTGCTCGGCTTCGCCGAGAGCCTGCGCGGCATCGACGCCCAGAACCTCCAGATGATCACCATGCCGGTGACGGCGGACGCCCGCGACCCCGACCGCGTCGCCCCGCTCGCCAAGGAGTCCAAGATGGTCTGGGACGCCCTGCTCGCGGACCAGCCGGTCCCGGCCGAGGCGACGGCGAACTCCATGGGGGACAAGGGCACCGCCGGGGGCATCGTCCAGCAGCCGTGA
- the rho gene encoding transcription termination factor Rho — protein sequence MSDTTDLMGAADTNVDTSAPAAGAAAATAGRRRRSGTGLDGMVLAELQQVASGLGIRGTARMRKSQLIEVIKEAQAGAGAPKAAASAADTAEAKPKRRATSKARTGEAAAEAPAEKPATQAQIEIPGQPASDDAPVGERRRRRATAPSGSPESTAPVAVQVEQKTETAPATQSDVKVEAATAVSAQGQGQGQTQLQEAGEGRGRRDRRDRDRGERGERQRDRRDRGAKTDDQTGQGQGGQAQQGQGQAQGGQGQGGQGGSRQDRQDRGDRQQQGGRGQGRQDRQDNGPQDDFDSEDGRRGRRGRYRDRRGRRGRDEFAPSEPQVADDDVLIPVAGILDILDNYAFIRTSGYLPGPNDVYVSLAQVRKAGLRKGDHTTGAVRQPKDGERREKFNALVRLDSVNGMAPESGRGRPEFQKLTPLYPQDRLRLETDPGVLTTRIIDLVSPIGKGQRGLIVAPPKTGKTMIMQAIANAITTNNPECHLMVVLVDERPEEVTDMQRSVKGEVISSTFDRPAEDHTTVAELAIERAKRLVELGHDVVVLLDSITRLGRAYNLAAPASGRILSGGVDSTALYPPKRFFGAARNIEDGGSLTILATALVDTGSRMDEVIFEEFKGTGNMELKLDRKLADKRIFPAVDVDPSGTRKEEILLNAEELAIVWKLRRVLHALDSQQAIELLLDKMKQTKSNAEFLMQIAKTTPAGKNDD from the coding sequence GTGAGCGACACCACCGATCTGATGGGCGCTGCCGACACCAACGTCGACACCAGTGCCCCCGCCGCGGGCGCCGCGGCTGCCACTGCCGGCCGGCGGCGCCGCTCCGGCACCGGCCTTGACGGCATGGTCCTGGCCGAGCTCCAGCAGGTCGCGTCGGGCCTCGGCATCAGGGGCACCGCGCGCATGCGCAAGAGCCAGCTGATCGAGGTCATCAAGGAGGCGCAGGCGGGCGCAGGCGCCCCCAAGGCCGCCGCCTCCGCCGCGGACACCGCCGAGGCCAAGCCGAAGCGCCGCGCCACCAGCAAGGCCCGCACGGGCGAGGCCGCCGCCGAGGCGCCCGCCGAGAAGCCTGCCACGCAGGCCCAGATTGAGATCCCCGGCCAGCCGGCCAGCGACGACGCCCCGGTGGGCGAGCGCCGCCGCCGTCGGGCCACCGCCCCCTCCGGCAGCCCGGAGTCCACGGCGCCCGTCGCCGTACAGGTCGAGCAGAAGACCGAGACCGCCCCCGCGACGCAGAGCGACGTCAAGGTGGAGGCCGCGACCGCCGTCTCCGCGCAGGGCCAGGGCCAGGGTCAGACGCAGCTCCAGGAGGCCGGCGAGGGCCGCGGCCGCCGGGACCGCCGCGACCGCGACCGGGGCGAGCGCGGCGAGCGCCAGCGCGACCGCCGCGACCGTGGCGCCAAGACCGACGACCAGACCGGCCAGGGCCAGGGCGGCCAGGCCCAGCAGGGCCAGGGCCAGGCTCAGGGCGGCCAGGGCCAGGGTGGTCAGGGCGGCAGCCGTCAGGACCGTCAGGACCGCGGCGACCGTCAGCAGCAGGGCGGCCGCGGCCAGGGGCGTCAGGACCGTCAGGACAACGGCCCCCAGGACGACTTCGACTCCGAGGACGGCCGTCGCGGCCGTCGCGGACGCTACCGCGACCGCCGTGGCCGTCGTGGCCGCGACGAGTTCGCGCCGAGCGAGCCGCAGGTCGCCGACGACGACGTCCTGATCCCCGTCGCGGGCATCCTCGACATCCTCGACAACTACGCGTTCATCCGGACCTCCGGCTACCTGCCCGGCCCGAACGACGTGTACGTCTCCCTCGCCCAGGTCCGCAAGGCGGGGCTGCGCAAGGGCGACCACACCACCGGTGCCGTGCGCCAGCCCAAGGACGGCGAGCGCCGCGAGAAGTTCAACGCCCTCGTGCGTCTGGACTCGGTGAACGGCATGGCGCCCGAATCCGGCCGCGGCCGCCCGGAGTTCCAGAAGCTGACCCCGCTCTACCCGCAGGACCGGCTCCGTCTGGAGACCGACCCGGGCGTGCTGACGACCCGCATCATCGACCTCGTGTCGCCGATCGGCAAGGGCCAGCGAGGCCTGATCGTGGCCCCGCCGAAGACCGGCAAGACCATGATCATGCAGGCGATCGCCAACGCGATCACCACCAACAACCCCGAGTGCCACCTGATGGTCGTCCTGGTCGACGAGCGTCCGGAAGAGGTCACCGACATGCAGCGGTCGGTCAAGGGCGAGGTCATCTCCTCGACCTTCGACCGTCCGGCCGAGGACCACACCACCGTCGCCGAGCTGGCCATCGAGCGCGCCAAGCGTCTCGTGGAGCTGGGTCACGACGTGGTCGTCCTGCTGGACTCCATCACCCGTCTGGGCCGCGCGTACAACCTCGCCGCCCCCGCCTCCGGCCGCATCCTGTCCGGTGGTGTCGACTCGACCGCGCTCTACCCGCCGAAGCGCTTCTTCGGTGCCGCGCGCAACATCGAGGACGGCGGCTCGCTGACCATCCTGGCCACCGCGCTGGTCGACACCGGCTCGCGCATGGACGAGGTGATCTTCGAGGAGTTCAAGGGCACCGGCAACATGGAGCTCAAGCTCGACCGCAAGCTCGCCGACAAGCGCATCTTCCCGGCCGTCGACGTCGACCCGTCGGGTACGCGCAAGGAGGAGATCCTCCTCAACGCGGAAGAGCTCGCCATCGTGTGGAAGCTGCGCCGGGTGCTGCACGCGCTCGACTCGCAGCAGGCGATCGAGCTGCTCCTCGACAAGATGAAGCAGACGAAGTCGAACGCCGAGTTCCTGATGCAGATCGCCAAGACGACCCCGGCGGGCAAGAACGACGACTGA
- the thrB gene encoding homoserine kinase, protein MAGPAFRAAAVRVRVPASSANLGPGFDALGLALGLYDDVVVRVADSGLNIDIAGEGADNLPRDESHLLVRSMRTAFDLLGGQPRGLEVVCANRIPHGRGLGSSSAAICAGIVAARAVTIGAEARLDDAALLELATEIEGHPDNVAACLLGGFTLAWMDGGSAKAIRMDPADSIVPVVFVPSKPVLTETARGLLPRTVPHVDAAVNAGRAALLVEALTRRPELLLPATEDRLHQEYRSPAMPESVALVARLRADGIPAVISGAGPTVLALVDNGAADKVAQLAGEGWAANRLALDVPGASVLPLGTQGG, encoded by the coding sequence ATGGCAGGTCCAGCGTTCCGCGCCGCCGCCGTACGAGTGCGCGTCCCCGCCAGCAGTGCCAACCTCGGCCCCGGCTTCGACGCCCTCGGCCTGGCCCTGGGGCTCTACGACGACGTGGTCGTCCGCGTCGCCGACTCCGGCCTGAACATCGACATCGCCGGTGAGGGCGCCGACAACCTCCCGCGCGACGAGAGCCACCTCCTCGTACGCTCCATGCGCACCGCTTTCGACCTGCTGGGCGGGCAGCCGCGCGGCCTGGAGGTCGTGTGCGCCAACCGCATCCCGCACGGCCGCGGGCTCGGTTCGTCCTCCGCGGCGATCTGCGCGGGCATCGTCGCCGCCCGCGCCGTGACCATAGGCGCGGAGGCCCGGCTCGACGACGCGGCGCTGCTGGAACTCGCCACCGAGATCGAGGGCCATCCCGACAACGTCGCCGCCTGCCTGCTCGGCGGCTTCACCCTCGCCTGGATGGACGGCGGCAGCGCCAAGGCGATCCGGATGGACCCGGCCGATTCCATCGTTCCGGTGGTCTTCGTACCTTCCAAGCCGGTCCTCACGGAAACGGCGCGCGGCCTGCTGCCGCGCACCGTTCCGCACGTGGACGCGGCCGTCAACGCGGGTCGCGCGGCCCTGCTCGTCGAAGCCCTGACCAGGCGTCCCGAGTTGCTGCTGCCCGCCACCGAGGACCGGCTCCACCAGGAGTACAGGTCCCCGGCGATGCCCGAGAGCGTGGCTCTCGTGGCCCGGCTGCGGGCGGACGGTATCCCCGCGGTCATCTCCGGCGCGGGCCCCACGGTCCTCGCGCTGGTCGACAACGGTGCGGCCGACAAGGTCGCGCAGCTCGCGGGCGAGGGGTGGGCGGCCAATCGGCTGGCCCTCGACGTCCCGGGGGCGAGCGTTCTTCCGCTGGGCACCCAGGGCGGCTAG
- the thrC gene encoding threonine synthase: MTSNRTHQWRGIIEEYRDRLPVTDATPVVTLREGGTPLVPAQVLSERTGCEVHLKVEGANPTGSFKDRGMTMAITRAKEEGAKAVICASTGNTSASAAAYAVRAGMVSAVLVPRGKIALGKMGQALVHGAKILQVDGNFDDCLNLARALSDNYPVALVNSVNPVRIEGQKTAAFEIVDALGDAPDIHVLPVGNAGNITAYWKGFKEYKADGLASRTPRVWGFQASGSAPIVRGEVVKEPHTIATAIRIGNPASWEYALAAREESGGFIDEVTDRQILAAYRLLAAQEGVFVEPASAASVAGLLKAAEAGLVDPGQKIVCTVTGNGLKDPDWAVAGAPQPVTVPVDAEAAAVRLGLV; this comes from the coding sequence ATGACCAGCAATCGCACCCACCAGTGGCGCGGCATCATCGAGGAGTACCGGGACCGCCTGCCGGTGACGGACGCGACGCCCGTGGTCACGCTCCGCGAGGGCGGCACTCCCCTCGTACCGGCCCAGGTGCTCTCGGAGCGCACCGGCTGTGAGGTGCACCTCAAGGTCGAGGGCGCGAACCCCACCGGGTCCTTCAAGGACCGCGGCATGACGATGGCGATCACCCGGGCCAAGGAGGAGGGCGCCAAGGCGGTCATCTGCGCCTCCACGGGCAACACCTCGGCGTCCGCCGCCGCGTACGCGGTGCGCGCCGGGATGGTCTCGGCGGTCCTCGTGCCCCGCGGCAAGATCGCGCTCGGCAAGATGGGCCAGGCGCTGGTGCACGGTGCCAAGATCCTCCAGGTGGACGGCAACTTCGACGACTGCCTGAACCTGGCCCGCGCGCTCTCGGACAACTACCCGGTGGCGCTGGTCAATTCCGTCAACCCGGTCCGTATCGAGGGCCAGAAGACGGCCGCGTTCGAGATCGTCGACGCGCTGGGCGACGCCCCCGACATCCACGTGCTGCCGGTCGGCAACGCGGGCAACATCACCGCGTACTGGAAGGGCTTCAAGGAGTACAAGGCCGACGGCCTGGCCTCCCGTACGCCCCGCGTGTGGGGTTTCCAGGCCTCCGGTTCCGCGCCCATCGTGCGCGGCGAGGTCGTCAAGGAGCCGCACACCATCGCGACGGCGATCCGCATCGGCAACCCGGCCTCCTGGGAGTACGCCCTCGCGGCCCGCGAGGAGTCCGGCGGTTTCATCGACGAGGTGACGGACCGCCAGATCCTGGCCGCCTACCGCCTGTTGGCCGCACAGGAGGGCGTCTTCGTGGAGCCCGCCTCCGCCGCGTCGGTGGCCGGTCTGCTCAAGGCCGCCGAGGCCGGACTGGTCGACCCCGGCCAGAAGATCGTGTGCACCGTCACCGGCAACGGCCTCAAGGACCCCGACTGGGCGGTCGCCGGGGCCCCGCAGCCGGTCACCGTCCCGGTGGACGCCGAGGCCGCGGCCGTCCGGCTCGGCCTGGTCTGA
- a CDS encoding homoserine dehydrogenase produces MMRTRPLKVALLGCGVVGSEVARIMTTHAEDLTARIGAPVELAGVAVRRPSKVREGIDPALITTDATALLKRGDIDVAIEVIGGIEPARGLITTAFRHGISVVSANKALLAQDGAALHAAADEAGLDLYYEAAVAGAIPLVRPMRESLAGDKINRVMGIVNGTTNFILDKMDSTGAGYQEALDEATALGYAEADPTADVEGYDAAAKAAILAGIAFHTRVRLDDVYREGMTEVSSADFASAKRMGCTIKLLAILERAADGRSVTARVHPAMIPLSHPLASVREAYNAVFVEAEAAGRLMFYGPGAGGSPTASAVLGDLVAVCRNKLAEATGPGESAYTQLPVSPMGDVVTRYHISLDVADKPGVLAQVATTFAEHGVSIDTVRQQGKDGEASLVVVTHRAPDAALSGTVEALRKLDTVRGVASIMRVEGE; encoded by the coding sequence ATGATGCGTACGCGTCCGCTGAAGGTGGCGCTGCTGGGCTGTGGTGTGGTCGGCTCAGAGGTGGCGCGCATCATGACGACGCACGCCGAGGACCTGACGGCCAGGATCGGCGCGCCCGTCGAACTGGCCGGCGTCGCCGTGCGCCGCCCCTCCAAGGTCCGCGAGGGCATCGACCCGGCCCTGATCACCACCGATGCGACCGCCCTCCTCAAGCGCGGCGACATCGACGTCGCCATCGAGGTCATCGGCGGCATCGAGCCGGCCCGCGGCCTGATCACCACCGCTTTCCGGCACGGCATCTCGGTCGTCTCCGCGAACAAGGCCCTGCTGGCCCAGGACGGCGCCGCGCTGCACGCCGCGGCCGACGAGGCCGGCCTCGACCTGTACTACGAGGCCGCCGTCGCCGGCGCGATCCCGCTGGTCCGCCCTATGCGCGAGTCCCTCGCGGGCGACAAGATCAACCGGGTCATGGGCATCGTCAACGGCACGACCAACTTCATCCTCGACAAGATGGACTCGACGGGCGCCGGCTACCAGGAGGCGCTCGACGAGGCCACCGCCCTCGGGTACGCCGAGGCCGACCCGACCGCCGACGTCGAGGGCTACGACGCCGCCGCCAAGGCCGCGATCCTGGCCGGCATCGCCTTCCACACCCGGGTGCGGCTCGACGACGTCTACCGCGAGGGCATGACCGAGGTCAGCTCCGCGGACTTCGCCTCCGCCAAGCGCATGGGCTGCACCATCAAGCTCCTGGCCATCCTGGAGCGCGCCGCCGACGGCCGGTCGGTGACCGCCCGCGTGCACCCGGCGATGATCCCGCTCAGCCACCCGCTGGCCTCGGTGCGCGAGGCGTACAACGCCGTCTTCGTCGAGGCGGAAGCCGCCGGGCGGCTGATGTTCTACGGCCCGGGCGCGGGCGGCTCGCCGACCGCCTCCGCGGTGCTCGGCGACCTCGTCGCCGTCTGCCGCAACAAGCTCGCCGAGGCAACGGGGCCCGGCGAGTCGGCGTACACCCAGCTGCCGGTCAGCCCCATGGGGGACGTCGTCACGCGCTACCACATCAGCCTCGATGTGGCCGACAAGCCGGGCGTCCTCGCCCAGGTCGCGACGACGTTCGCGGAGCACGGGGTCAGCATCGACACCGTCCGCCAGCAGGGCAAGGACGGCGAGGCCTCCCTCGTCGTCGTCACCCACCGCGCACCCGACGCCGCCCTTTCCGGGACCGTCGAGGCGCTGCGGAAGCTGGACACCGTGCGCGGTGTCGCCAGCATCATGCGTGTTGAAGGGGAGTAA
- the lysA gene encoding diaminopimelate decarboxylase — protein MSRSAHPAGPRHADVLPEGHYAPPPADLNALDEKVWSRTVTRDADGVVHVGGISVTKLAEEFGTPAYFMDEEDFRARCRAWAHAFGADADVFYAGKAFLSKAVVKWLKEEGLNLDVCSGGELATALAAGMPAERIAFHGNNKSQDEIRRAVTAGVGRIVLDSFQEIARVAHIARELGVRQPVQIRVTVGVEAHTHEFIATAHEDQKFGIAVADGSAAEAVRRALGHDSLDLLGVHSHIGSQIFDMAGFEVSAKRVVRLLAAVRDEHGVELPEIDLGGGLGIAYTSADDPREPHEIAKALHEIVARECEAAGLRAPRISVEPGRAIVGPTAFTLYEVGTIKPLEGLRTYVSVDGGMSDNIRTALYDAEYAVTLVSRVSDAEPMLVRVVGKHCESGDIVVKDAFLPADLAPGDLIAVPATGAYCRSMASNYNHALRPPVVAVRDGRAREIVRRETEEDLLRLDLG, from the coding sequence ATGAGCCGTTCCGCGCACCCCGCCGGGCCCCGCCACGCCGACGTCCTGCCCGAGGGCCACTACGCGCCGCCGCCCGCCGACCTCAACGCCTTGGACGAGAAGGTCTGGTCGCGCACGGTCACGCGTGACGCCGACGGCGTGGTGCACGTGGGGGGCATCTCGGTCACCAAGCTGGCCGAGGAGTTCGGGACGCCCGCCTACTTCATGGACGAAGAGGACTTCCGGGCCCGCTGCCGCGCCTGGGCGCACGCCTTCGGGGCCGACGCCGACGTGTTCTACGCGGGGAAGGCGTTCCTCTCCAAGGCCGTCGTGAAGTGGCTCAAGGAAGAGGGGCTCAACCTCGACGTCTGCTCCGGCGGGGAGCTGGCCACCGCCCTCGCCGCGGGGATGCCCGCCGAGCGGATCGCCTTCCACGGCAACAACAAGTCGCAGGACGAGATCCGGCGGGCCGTCACGGCCGGCGTCGGGCGCATCGTGCTCGACTCCTTCCAGGAGATCGCCCGCGTCGCCCACATCGCCCGTGAGCTGGGGGTGCGCCAGCCCGTCCAGATCCGCGTGACCGTCGGCGTGGAAGCGCACACGCACGAGTTCATCGCCACCGCGCACGAGGACCAGAAGTTCGGCATCGCCGTCGCCGACGGCTCCGCCGCCGAGGCCGTGCGCCGCGCCCTCGGGCACGACAGCCTCGACCTGCTCGGCGTCCACTCCCACATCGGCTCGCAGATCTTCGACATGGCCGGGTTCGAGGTCTCCGCGAAGCGGGTCGTGCGGCTGCTCGCCGCCGTCCGCGACGAGCACGGCGTCGAGCTGCCCGAGATCGACCTCGGCGGCGGCCTCGGCATCGCCTACACCTCCGCCGACGACCCCCGCGAACCGCACGAGATCGCCAAGGCCCTGCACGAGATCGTGGCGCGGGAGTGCGAGGCGGCGGGGCTGCGCGCCCCCCGGATCTCCGTCGAGCCGGGCCGGGCGATCGTCGGCCCGACCGCCTTCACCCTCTACGAGGTCGGCACCATCAAGCCGCTCGAAGGGCTGCGGACGTACGTCAGCGTCGACGGGGGCATGTCGGACAACATCCGCACCGCCCTCTACGACGCCGAATACGCGGTCACGCTCGTCTCCCGCGTCTCCGACGCCGAGCCGATGCTGGTGCGCGTCGTCGGCAAGCACTGCGAGAGCGGCGACATCGTGGTCAAGGACGCCTTCCTCCCGGCGGACCTCGCCCCCGGCGACCTGATCGCGGTCCCGGCGACCGGCGCGTACTGCCGCTCCATGGCCAGCAACTACAACCACGCGCTCCGCCCGCCCGTCGTCGCCGTGCGCGACGGACGGGCGCGGGAGATCGTCCGGCGCGAGACGGAGGAAGATCTCCTGCGTCTGGACCTCGGATGA
- the nrtL gene encoding ArgS-related anticodon-binding protein NrtL has product MTPADLSRTVAHAVRRAVEDGELPDGAELPQRVVVDRTRPGGVGEYATAVAFPLAKSAGRAPGDVARLLARRLERAPGIERVEVTGAGFLNFVMGLPSAESLVRDVQERGARYGFPPQGDAVTRDAVVRGAVLRLGGEPGDAGRGALRVAPVPKKEGDVFAAYGADAARWAVLAVAPHETPSFSARLLVQDESNEFFRVRYGYARSRALLRNAALLGFHAEPGAVDGADALLRALADHPLVLEAAAHHRAPERLVRQLVRLADALLDFQYEVLPKGDEKPSAAHRARLALAEAAGTVLAGGLSLLGIAAPERL; this is encoded by the coding sequence GTGACCCCCGCCGACCTCTCCCGTACCGTCGCGCACGCCGTGCGCCGCGCCGTCGAGGATGGGGAGCTGCCCGACGGGGCGGAGCTGCCGCAGCGGGTGGTCGTCGACCGGACGCGGCCCGGCGGGGTGGGGGAGTACGCCACCGCCGTCGCCTTCCCCCTCGCCAAGAGCGCCGGACGGGCCCCCGGGGACGTCGCGCGCCTGCTCGCCCGCCGGCTGGAGCGGGCGCCCGGGATCGAGAGGGTCGAGGTCACGGGCGCGGGGTTCCTGAACTTCGTCATGGGCCTGCCGTCCGCCGAGTCCCTCGTACGGGACGTGCAAGAGCGCGGCGCCCGCTACGGGTTCCCCCCGCAAGGCGACGCGGTGACCCGCGACGCCGTCGTGCGCGGTGCGGTCCTGCGCCTCGGCGGGGAGCCGGGGGACGCCGGACGCGGCGCGCTCCGCGTCGCGCCCGTGCCCAAGAAGGAAGGGGACGTCTTCGCCGCCTACGGCGCCGACGCCGCCCGCTGGGCCGTGCTCGCCGTCGCGCCGCACGAGACCCCCTCGTTCTCCGCTCGGCTCCTCGTCCAGGACGAGTCCAACGAGTTCTTCCGCGTGCGGTACGGATACGCGCGCAGCCGGGCCCTGCTGCGCAACGCCGCCCTGCTCGGTTTCCACGCCGAGCCGGGCGCCGTCGACGGCGCGGACGCGCTGCTGCGCGCCCTCGCCGACCACCCCCTCGTCCTCGAAGCGGCCGCCCACCACCGCGCGCCCGAGCGGCTCGTGCGGCAGCTGGTCCGGCTGGCCGACGCGCTGCTCGACTTCCAGTACGAGGTCCTCCCCAAGGGAGACGAGAAACCCTCGGCCGCCCACCGCGCCCGGCTGGCACTCGCCGAAGCCGCCGGGACGGTGCTGGCCGGCGGCCTGTCCCTGCTCGGCATAGCAGCCCCCGAACGCCTGTGA
- a CDS encoding response regulator → MGEGGRPEGVEVGKTRTRGPGRTYSRVVPGASRRVLVVDDNKVIRQLIKVNLELEGFEVVTANDGAECLDVVHHVCPDVITLDVVMPRLDGFGAAARLRADPRTRDVPLAMVSACTQHEVEAGITAGVDAFLAKPFEPAELVRVVRRLVERRDRREREGAPAGSGRG, encoded by the coding sequence GTGGGGGAGGGCGGTCGCCCGGAGGGGGTGGAAGTGGGGAAAACCCGGACGCGGGGGCCGGGGCGGACCTACTCTCGAGTTGTGCCAGGCGCCTCGCGCCGGGTGCTTGTTGTCGACGACAACAAGGTCATCCGGCAGCTGATCAAGGTCAATCTCGAACTGGAGGGCTTCGAGGTCGTGACCGCGAACGATGGTGCCGAGTGCCTGGACGTCGTCCATCACGTGTGTCCCGACGTGATCACCCTCGATGTGGTCATGCCCCGCCTCGACGGGTTCGGGGCCGCCGCGCGGCTGCGGGCCGATCCGCGGACGCGCGACGTGCCGCTCGCCATGGTCAGCGCCTGCACGCAGCACGAGGTCGAGGCCGGCATCACCGCCGGGGTCGACGCGTTCCTCGCCAAGCCCTTCGAGCCCGCCGAGCTGGTCCGCGTCGTACGGCGGCTCGTCGAGCGGCGCGACCGGCGTGAGCGGGAAGGGGCTCCCGCCGGGAGCGGCAGAGGGTGA